One genomic window of Sphingopyxis sp. OPL5 includes the following:
- a CDS encoding YebC/PmpR family DNA-binding transcriptional regulator, translating to MAGHSKYKNIMYRKGAQDKKRSSLFSKLCREITVAAKMGLPDPDANARLRAAINAAKAQSVPKDNIQRSIDKAAGNDGDNYEEMRYEGYGPGGVSLIVEALTDNRNRTATNVRTAFSKNGGNLGTSGSVSHGFDRLGLISYPASAGDADTVFEAALDAGANDVESSEDGHDIWTDVDGLHEVAKALEAKLGEAEGVKLAWRPTLKSDVSDESIAQSLFKLIDTLDDDDDVQTVWGNYDIADEVMEKLG from the coding sequence GTGGCCGGCCATAGCAAATATAAGAACATCATGTACCGCAAGGGCGCGCAGGATAAGAAGCGCAGCTCGCTCTTTTCCAAGCTCTGCCGCGAAATCACCGTCGCGGCGAAAATGGGCCTGCCCGACCCCGACGCCAACGCCCGCCTGCGCGCCGCGATCAACGCCGCCAAGGCGCAGTCGGTGCCCAAGGACAATATCCAGCGCTCGATCGACAAGGCCGCGGGCAACGACGGCGATAATTACGAAGAAATGCGCTACGAAGGCTATGGCCCCGGCGGCGTGTCGCTGATCGTCGAGGCGCTGACCGACAACCGCAACCGCACCGCGACCAACGTCCGCACCGCCTTCTCCAAGAATGGCGGCAACCTCGGCACCTCGGGCAGCGTCAGCCACGGCTTCGACCGCCTCGGCCTGATCAGCTATCCCGCGAGCGCGGGCGACGCCGACACCGTCTTCGAAGCCGCGCTCGATGCCGGCGCCAACGACGTCGAATCGTCCGAGGACGGCCATGACATCTGGACCGACGTCGACGGCCTGCACGAAGTCGCGAAAGCGCTCGAAGCCAAGCTGGGCGAAGCCGAAGGCGTCAAGCTCGCCTGGCGTCCGACGCTGAAAAGCGACGTCAGCGACGAAAGCATCGCGCAGAGCCTGTTCAAGCTGATCGACACGCTCGACGACGACGACGACGTCCAGACCGTGTGGGGCAATTACGACATCGCCGACGAGGTGATGGAAAAGCTTGGCTAA
- the ruvC gene encoding crossover junction endodeoxyribonuclease RuvC: MIILGLDPSLSCTGWGVIRVEGSRISHIANGQIKTDAKAPLPDRLAHLDTVLAAVIADHAPTQAAVEEVFVNDNPQSTLKLAHARGVALLGCARAGLPVGEYAPRLVKKAIVGTGGAAKEQVQAMLRVLLPGAKVAGADAADALAVAICHANHRPRF, translated from the coding sequence ATGATCATCCTCGGCCTCGACCCCTCGCTCAGCTGCACCGGCTGGGGCGTGATCCGTGTCGAGGGCAGCCGGATCAGCCATATCGCGAACGGCCAGATCAAGACCGACGCCAAGGCTCCCCTGCCCGACCGCCTTGCCCATCTCGACACGGTGCTCGCGGCGGTGATCGCCGACCACGCCCCGACGCAGGCTGCGGTCGAAGAGGTGTTCGTCAACGACAACCCGCAATCGACGCTGAAGCTCGCCCACGCGCGCGGCGTCGCCCTCCTCGGCTGCGCGCGCGCTGGACTGCCCGTCGGCGAATATGCCCCGCGCCTCGTCAAGAAGGCGATCGTTGGCACCGGCGGCGCGGCGAAGGAACAGGTGCAGGCAATGCTGCGCGTGCTGCTGCCGGGCGCCAAGGTCGCGGGGGCCGATGCTGCAGACGCGCTCGCGGTGGCGATCTGCCACGCGAACCACCGACCGCGTTTTTGA
- the ruvA gene encoding Holliday junction branch migration protein RuvA: MIAKLTGRLDSSGAGHAVIDVGGVGYLVEASARTLDALGAVGGDVTIHTETLVGEDFLRLLGFARAEERDWFRLLTSVQGVGAKVALAILSALEVADLQRALASGDSAMIARANGVGPKLAQRITHELKDKAGALGGIAGSSPARGTTSGPLGDAVTALTGLGFKPGEASAAVAAANEELGAGASLDALVRVALQKAAK; encoded by the coding sequence ATGATCGCAAAACTCACCGGACGTCTCGACAGCAGCGGCGCAGGCCATGCGGTGATCGACGTCGGCGGCGTCGGCTATCTGGTCGAGGCGTCGGCGCGCACATTGGATGCGCTCGGCGCGGTGGGCGGCGACGTCACCATCCACACCGAAACGCTCGTCGGCGAGGATTTCCTCCGCCTCTTGGGTTTCGCCCGCGCGGAGGAACGCGACTGGTTCCGCCTGCTCACCAGCGTCCAGGGCGTCGGTGCCAAGGTCGCGCTCGCGATCCTCTCGGCGCTCGAAGTCGCCGACCTCCAGCGCGCGCTCGCCAGCGGCGACAGCGCGATGATCGCGCGCGCCAATGGCGTCGGCCCGAAGCTGGCGCAGCGCATCACGCATGAACTCAAGGACAAAGCGGGCGCGCTCGGCGGGATCGCTGGTTCGAGTCCGGCCAGGGGCACCACGTCCGGCCCCCTCGGCGACGCTGTCACAGCCCTCACCGGGCTCGGCTTCAAACCCGGCGAAGCAAGCGCCGCGGTCGCGGCGGCGAACGAGGAATTGGGCGCGGGTGCGAGCTTGGATGCACTAGTTCGCGTGGCTCTCCAGAAAGCAGCCAAATGA
- a CDS encoding energy transducer TonB, giving the protein MIMKSSRTSLALSWLLTIPAVPTTAHAQSFDLECAPIEENGEPKFGAQTIHYQIDRSSGRWCDRKCEKIETVARDAGTTVTLKDSLFYGDRMLIEYHDDTGLLVDSFALGTEFERILKHTCTKDAFGDLTPYLAEPVRQKGSFPIKEADLFDDPKAKIPSGVVGFEVTADSEGVLRDCTITLSSGDASLDTRTCALVMERLRVLPARDRAGLPVEGKFRNRIRWFGDDD; this is encoded by the coding sequence ATGATCATGAAGAGCTCGCGAACTTCGTTGGCTTTGAGCTGGCTGCTAACGATCCCCGCGGTCCCCACGACCGCGCATGCGCAAAGTTTTGACTTGGAGTGCGCGCCGATCGAAGAGAATGGCGAACCAAAATTCGGCGCTCAAACCATACACTATCAGATCGATCGAAGTTCGGGCCGATGGTGCGACCGGAAGTGCGAGAAAATCGAAACCGTCGCGCGCGATGCAGGCACCACGGTGACGCTAAAGGACTCCCTCTTCTACGGCGATCGAATGCTGATCGAATATCACGATGACACCGGCCTGCTGGTCGATAGCTTTGCCTTGGGCACCGAATTCGAACGCATTTTGAAACACACATGTACAAAGGATGCGTTCGGCGATTTGACGCCATATTTGGCCGAGCCGGTTCGACAGAAGGGAAGCTTCCCTATCAAGGAAGCGGACCTGTTCGACGACCCTAAAGCGAAGATTCCTTCGGGCGTGGTGGGTTTCGAAGTGACTGCAGATTCGGAGGGAGTGCTTCGGGACTGTACGATTACCCTGTCGAGCGGAGACGCATCGCTGGATACGCGCACCTGCGCCTTGGTCATGGAAAGGCTGAGGGTTCTGCCCGCCCGTGATCGGGCAGGCCTTCCCGTCGAAGGCAAATTTCGAAACAGGATTCGCTGGTTCGGCGACGATGACTGA
- a CDS encoding GFA family protein has translation MTDPTRHASCRCGQIRIACTGEPIRVSVCHCRECKARSGSAFAAQVRFPEDQVRTEGEAKMWQYTGDSGNTADFFFCPTCGSGVWYRARPYHDAYAIPLGNFEPGHRFVPDYSIYEERKEPWVSITGEAIDHYD, from the coding sequence ATGACTGACCCCACCCGCCACGCCTCCTGCCGCTGCGGCCAAATCCGCATCGCCTGCACCGGCGAGCCGATCCGCGTGTCGGTGTGCCACTGCCGCGAGTGCAAGGCGCGCAGCGGCAGCGCCTTCGCCGCGCAGGTCCGTTTCCCAGAGGACCAGGTCCGTACCGAGGGCGAAGCGAAGATGTGGCAATATACCGGCGACAGTGGCAACACCGCCGACTTCTTCTTCTGCCCCACCTGCGGCTCGGGCGTCTGGTACCGCGCGCGGCCCTATCATGACGCCTATGCCATCCCGCTCGGCAATTTCGAGCCCGGCCACCGCTTCGTCCCCGACTATTCGATCTATGAGGAGCGCAAGGAGCCTTGGGTTTCGATCACCGGCGAGGCAATAGACCATTATGACTGA
- the ruvB gene encoding Holliday junction branch migration DNA helicase RuvB, with translation MTDLTTPQRTPEDADAALRPKTLAEFVGQAAARENLRIFVEAAKSRGDALDHVLFFGPPGLGKTTLAQIVARELGVGFRSTSGPVIAKAGDLAALLTNLEDGDVLFIDEIHRLSPAVEEILYPAMEDRALDIMIGEGPSARSVRIDLPKFTLVGATTRQGLLTTPLRDRFGIPVRLNFYTHAELEQVITRAARLLGLPIAADGALEIARRARGTPRIAGRLLRRVRDFATVAGHAIVDAKAADAALNRLEVDALGLDAMDRRYLLMIADIYRGGPVGVETLAAGLSEPRDTIEDVIEPYLLQIGLIARTARGRMMNASAWKHLGLMPPTGSQESLFDPES, from the coding sequence ATGACCGACCTCACCACCCCGCAGCGTACCCCCGAAGACGCCGACGCCGCGCTGCGCCCCAAGACGCTCGCCGAGTTCGTCGGCCAGGCGGCGGCGCGCGAGAATCTGCGCATCTTCGTCGAGGCCGCGAAATCGCGCGGCGATGCGCTCGACCATGTGCTGTTCTTCGGCCCGCCGGGACTCGGCAAGACGACGCTGGCGCAGATTGTCGCGCGCGAGCTCGGCGTCGGTTTCCGATCGACCAGCGGCCCGGTGATCGCCAAGGCCGGCGACCTTGCCGCGCTGCTCACCAATCTCGAGGACGGCGACGTGTTGTTCATCGACGAGATCCACCGCCTGTCGCCCGCGGTCGAGGAAATCCTCTATCCCGCGATGGAGGACCGCGCGCTCGACATCATGATCGGCGAAGGGCCGTCGGCGCGCAGCGTGCGCATCGACCTCCCGAAATTCACCCTCGTCGGCGCGACGACGCGGCAGGGCCTGCTGACGACGCCGCTGCGCGACCGTTTCGGCATCCCGGTGCGGCTCAATTTCTACACCCATGCCGAGCTCGAACAGGTGATCACCCGCGCCGCGCGCCTGCTCGGCCTGCCGATCGCCGCCGACGGCGCGCTTGAGATCGCGCGCCGCGCGCGGGGCACCCCGCGTATCGCGGGCCGCCTGCTCCGCCGCGTCCGCGACTTCGCGACCGTTGCCGGACACGCGATCGTCGATGCGAAAGCGGCCGACGCCGCGCTCAACCGGCTCGAAGTCGACGCGCTCGGGCTCGACGCGATGGATCGGCGCTATCTCCTTATGATCGCGGATATTTATCGCGGCGGGCCGGTCGGGGTGGAAACGCTCGCGGCGGGATTGTCGGAGCCGCGCGACACGATCGAGGATGTCATCGAACCCTATCTGCTCCAGATCGGCCTGATCGCGCGCACTGCCAGAGGCCGGATGATGAACGCAAGTGCATGGAAACATTTGGGATTAATGCCCCCAACTGGCTCTCAAGAAAGTCTGTTCGACCCCGAATCCTGA
- a CDS encoding YbgC/FadM family acyl-CoA thioesterase: protein MSDAPPPFVPGAFVGPAHHYRARVYFEDTDLSGIVYHANYLRYMERARSDMLRLAGIDQRAAMEGGEGAWALTDLTIKYRAPAKLDDDLLVISTVEAVRGASVVIAQRILRGQDALSSDTLTEGRVTAVFLSPAGRPRRQPGDWVQRFTAIMNGENFPC from the coding sequence ATGAGCGACGCCCCGCCCCCCTTCGTCCCCGGCGCCTTTGTCGGGCCCGCGCATCATTACCGTGCGCGCGTCTATTTCGAGGACACCGACCTGTCGGGCATCGTCTATCACGCCAATTATCTGCGCTATATGGAGCGCGCGCGGTCGGACATGCTGCGCCTTGCCGGCATCGACCAGCGCGCGGCGATGGAGGGTGGCGAAGGCGCCTGGGCGCTCACCGACCTGACCATCAAATATCGTGCCCCCGCGAAACTCGACGACGATCTGCTGGTCATCAGCACCGTCGAGGCGGTGCGCGGGGCGAGCGTGGTCATCGCTCAGCGCATCCTTCGCGGTCAGGATGCGTTAAGCTCCGACACGCTTACCGAGGGGCGTGTCACTGCGGTCTTCCTGTCCCCAGCCGGCCGTCCCCGCCGCCAGCCCGGCGATTGGGTCCAGCGCTTCACCGCCATCATGAATGGAGAGAATTTCCCTTGCTGA
- the tolQ gene encoding protein TolQ: MLNNISLAADAATLSPIALFLQADWVVKGVMIGLLAASIYVWTVIATHGRGVSKMMKASERFERDFWRAGNIDKFYDENGREELPSAKVLGAGISEWRRSTAGKSVDRDGTRERLGIAMNAAVAGEVDKLADKIGVLATIGSVAPFVGLFGTVWGIMRAFTEIAAQNKSSLDVVAPGIAEALFATAIGLFAAIPAVIAYNSFSQRLNRLESRLGRFADGLHATFSRELEVEA, from the coding sequence TTGCTGAACAATATTTCGCTGGCCGCCGACGCGGCGACGCTGTCCCCGATCGCGCTGTTCCTGCAGGCCGACTGGGTCGTCAAGGGCGTGATGATCGGCCTGCTTGCGGCGTCCATCTATGTCTGGACGGTGATCGCCACCCACGGCCGCGGCGTCAGCAAGATGATGAAGGCGTCCGAACGGTTCGAGCGCGATTTCTGGCGCGCGGGCAATATCGACAAATTCTATGACGAGAATGGCCGCGAGGAACTGCCCAGCGCGAAAGTTCTCGGCGCCGGGATTTCGGAATGGCGCCGTTCGACCGCGGGCAAGAGCGTCGACCGCGACGGCACCCGCGAGCGACTGGGCATTGCGATGAACGCGGCAGTGGCAGGCGAAGTCGACAAACTGGCGGACAAGATCGGCGTGCTCGCCACCATCGGCTCGGTCGCGCCTTTTGTGGGCCTGTTCGGTACCGTGTGGGGCATCATGCGCGCCTTCACCGAGATCGCGGCGCAGAACAAGAGCAGCCTTGATGTCGTGGCCCCGGGCATCGCCGAGGCGCTGTTCGCGACCGCGATCGGCCTGTTCGCGGCGATCCCGGCGGTCATCGCCTACAACAGCTTCTCGCAGCGTCTGAACCGGCTCGAATCGCGGCTCGGCCGTTTTGCCGACGGGCTGCACGCGACATTCAGCCGCGAGCTCGAGGTCGAAGCCTGA
- the tolR gene encoding protein TolR → MAMSGPSGGAGGRRSRGGRRAPMSEINVTPLVDVMLVLLIIFMITAPLLASAVPVDLPESRAKPVETEEQEPVQLSINGDDTIYIGEEVVPEAELPARLDAIAAAQKEGERPQQIMLRADKGLDYGRVMRVMGELNRAGLTRIALVTTGSEGGSEGAAPAVTDGSGTAR, encoded by the coding sequence ATGGCGATGTCGGGTCCCTCGGGCGGCGCGGGCGGACGACGCAGTCGCGGCGGACGCCGCGCGCCGATGTCCGAAATCAACGTCACGCCGCTGGTCGACGTGATGCTGGTGCTGCTGATCATCTTCATGATCACCGCGCCGTTGCTCGCCTCCGCCGTCCCCGTCGATCTGCCCGAAAGCCGGGCCAAACCGGTCGAGACCGAGGAGCAGGAGCCGGTGCAGCTGTCGATCAACGGCGACGACACCATCTATATCGGCGAGGAAGTCGTGCCCGAGGCCGAGCTGCCCGCACGGCTCGACGCGATCGCGGCGGCGCAGAAAGAAGGCGAGCGGCCGCAGCAGATCATGCTGCGCGCCGACAAGGGGCTCGATTACGGCCGCGTCATGCGCGTGATGGGCGAACTCAACCGCGCCGGGCTGACCCGCATCGCGCTGGTGACCACGGGATCGGAGGGCGGGTCCGAAGGCGCAGCGCCTGCGGTCACCGACGGTTCAGGCACGGCTCGATAG
- the tolB gene encoding Tol-Pal system beta propeller repeat protein TolB, with product MILRSTAFALVLALAASPAMAQVAPTPPATPAPSEPRETIEGTLSQDRTVIAVPALATPAVTTVAGLRTDSLGRQIAEVIAADLERSGLYAPLGPGSVRAITMAEVTAPRFADWQARNAENVVHGFVRTNSTGGLIVGCYLYDTQLGSELVRQGFEIQPGDWRRAAHKCADAIYSRLSGEAPFFDSRVAYIAESGPKGNRIKRLAIMDSDGGNHRFITNGQALAISPRFSPDYQKIVYVSYLNDRVRVFIYDVAAGTQKLVTESRNATFAPRWSPDGTQILFSMATGGNTDIYRISANGGTPVRLTNNPGIDVGGSFSPDGKKIVFESDRSGGQQVYTMNIDGSNQQRISFGGGRYATPEWSPRGDLIAFTKMGGGEFRIGVMTPSGGGERLLTNDWQDEAPTWSPNGRVLQFFRTSRGASGKSSLWQVDLTGVNMRKLQTPQDGSDPSWGPVLP from the coding sequence ATGATCCTCCGTTCCACCGCCTTCGCCCTCGTGCTGGCGCTCGCTGCTTCCCCCGCGATGGCGCAGGTCGCTCCGACACCGCCCGCCACGCCGGCACCGTCCGAACCGCGCGAAACGATCGAAGGCACGCTGTCGCAGGACCGCACGGTCATCGCGGTGCCCGCGCTCGCCACGCCCGCAGTGACCACCGTTGCGGGCCTGCGCACCGACAGCCTCGGCCGCCAGATCGCCGAAGTGATCGCCGCCGATCTTGAGCGCAGCGGCCTCTATGCGCCGCTCGGCCCGGGCAGCGTCCGCGCGATTACGATGGCCGAGGTTACCGCGCCGCGCTTTGCCGACTGGCAGGCCCGCAATGCAGAGAATGTCGTCCACGGCTTCGTGCGCACCAACAGCACCGGCGGGCTGATCGTCGGCTGCTATCTCTATGACACCCAGCTCGGCAGCGAGCTGGTGCGGCAGGGGTTCGAAATCCAGCCGGGCGACTGGCGCCGCGCCGCGCATAAATGCGCCGACGCCATCTATTCGCGGCTGTCGGGCGAGGCGCCCTTCTTCGACAGCCGCGTCGCCTATATTGCCGAGAGCGGCCCCAAGGGGAACCGCATCAAGCGCCTCGCGATCATGGATTCGGATGGCGGCAACCACCGCTTCATCACCAACGGGCAGGCGCTCGCGATCTCACCGCGCTTCTCGCCCGACTACCAAAAGATCGTCTATGTCAGCTATCTGAACGACCGCGTCCGGGTGTTCATCTATGACGTGGCGGCGGGCACGCAAAAGCTCGTCACCGAAAGCCGCAACGCGACCTTCGCGCCGCGTTGGTCGCCCGACGGCACGCAGATTCTCTTCTCGATGGCGACCGGTGGCAATACCGACATCTATCGCATCTCGGCGAACGGCGGCACGCCGGTGCGGCTGACCAACAACCCGGGCATCGACGTCGGCGGCAGCTTCTCGCCCGACGGCAAGAAGATCGTGTTCGAAAGCGACCGGTCGGGCGGCCAGCAGGTCTATACGATGAACATCGACGGGTCGAACCAACAGCGGATCAGTTTCGGCGGCGGGCGCTATGCCACCCCCGAATGGTCGCCGCGCGGCGATTTGATCGCCTTTACCAAGATGGGCGGCGGCGAATTCCGCATCGGCGTGATGACCCCGTCGGGCGGCGGCGAGCGCCTGCTGACCAACGACTGGCAGGACGAAGCGCCGACATGGTCGCCGAACGGCCGCGTGCTGCAATTCTTCCGCACCTCGCGCGGCGCCTCCGGCAAGTCGAGCCTGTGGCAGGTCGACCTGACCGGCGTGAACATGCGCAAGCTGCAGACTCCGCAGGACGGGTCGGACCCGAGTTGGGGACCCGTGCTGCCGTAA
- the pal gene encoding peptidoglycan-associated lipoprotein Pal, producing the protein MRKTTAMIAAIAMLAVGACSKKAPEVLPPNPDGIDDGSGNSGGGTGVIPGSQQDFLNSVSSDRIFFGFDQYNVDAEDQATLSNQAQWLQRNSAVRVLLEGHADERGTRDYNIALGERRANAAKNYLASLGVDPSRIEVISYGKERPADTASTEEAYAKNRRAVTVVIQR; encoded by the coding sequence ATACGGAAAACCACCGCCATGATCGCCGCGATCGCAATGCTCGCCGTGGGCGCTTGCTCGAAAAAGGCGCCCGAGGTTCTGCCCCCCAACCCCGACGGGATCGACGACGGCAGCGGCAATTCGGGCGGCGGCACCGGCGTGATCCCGGGTTCGCAGCAGGACTTCCTGAACAGCGTTTCGTCCGACCGCATCTTCTTTGGTTTCGACCAGTATAATGTCGATGCCGAGGATCAGGCGACGCTGAGCAACCAGGCCCAGTGGCTGCAGCGCAATTCGGCGGTTCGCGTTCTGCTCGAAGGCCATGCCGACGAACGCGGCACCCGCGATTATAATATCGCGCTTGGCGAACGCCGCGCCAATGCCGCGAAAAACTATCTCGCCTCGCTGGGCGTCGACCCGTCGCGGATCGAGGTGATCAGCTATGGCAAGGAACGCCCGGCCGACACCGCGTCGACCGAGGAAGCCTATGCGAAGAACCGCCGTGCGGTGACAGTGGTCATCCAGCGCTAA
- a CDS encoding prepilin peptidase, which translates to MTAALDALPFGAGVGLAALLGLVLGSFIATLVLRWPDGRSLLGRSRCDGCERALGPLDLVPLVSALVQRGRCRACGARIDPFHMQVELASGLIGALALTIMPGIAGWLWALFGWLLLPLALLDARHMWLPDRLNAVLAIAGLLLAGPLLDTVLLDRWIGAVAGGVLLALVALAYRRGRGQDGMGGGDPKLVAAIGCWLGWQALPLMLLLASVGGMVWALTTQKKGDRPLALRQVPFGLFATVAAWATVALWPLLSAG; encoded by the coding sequence ATGACGGCGGCGCTTGACGCCTTGCCCTTTGGTGCGGGCGTCGGCCTCGCGGCGTTGCTTGGGCTGGTCCTCGGCAGCTTTATCGCGACCCTGGTGCTGCGCTGGCCCGACGGGCGGTCGCTGCTAGGGCGTTCTCGCTGCGACGGCTGCGAGCGCGCCCTCGGTCCGCTCGATCTCGTCCCGCTTGTCTCGGCGCTCGTTCAGCGCGGCCGTTGCCGGGCATGCGGCGCGCGGATCGATCCCTTTCATATGCAGGTCGAACTGGCGTCGGGCCTGATCGGCGCGCTGGCGCTGACGATCATGCCCGGCATCGCGGGGTGGCTCTGGGCGCTGTTCGGCTGGCTGCTGCTGCCGCTCGCCTTGCTCGACGCGCGGCATATGTGGCTGCCCGACCGGCTCAATGCGGTGCTGGCCATCGCCGGGCTGCTGCTCGCCGGGCCGTTGCTCGACACGGTGCTGCTCGACCGCTGGATCGGTGCGGTCGCGGGCGGGGTGCTGCTCGCGCTCGTCGCGCTCGCCTATCGGCGCGGGCGCGGGCAGGACGGCATGGGCGGCGGCGACCCCAAGCTGGTCGCGGCGATCGGCTGCTGGCTCGGCTGGCAGGCGCTGCCGCTGATGCTGCTGCTCGCCAGCGTCGGCGGCATGGTCTGGGCGCTGACCACGCAAAAGAAAGGGGACCGGCCGCTGGCGTTGCGACAGGTCCCCTTCGGTCTCTTTGCCACCGTCGCCGCCTGGGCGACGGTGGCGCTGTGGCCGTTGCTTAGCGCTGGATGA
- the gspN gene encoding type II secretion system protein N translates to MRRRVILAAVLIILILIVATFPMRLALAMAGAEKSGLTAREVNGSVWASELIEARLGALPLGNVQASLSPLALLGGDVELAFSRPDTRLGELAGRLHGSNPRGLSDLNGTTSLSGGLGLVPVDSLRFEGAAVRFDDRGRCVSASGRIQLSVGTSIAGLDLTRGLTGPLRCVEGRAQAALVSQSGMERLMLGFDGSGAWRAEFAITADDPVMASALSAIGFRAGSNGFVLVSSGRF, encoded by the coding sequence ATGCGCCGCCGGGTCATCCTTGCCGCCGTCCTGATCATTCTGATCCTGATTGTCGCGACCTTCCCGATGCGCCTCGCGCTCGCGATGGCGGGCGCCGAAAAGTCGGGGCTGACCGCACGCGAGGTCAATGGTTCGGTCTGGGCGAGTGAATTGATCGAAGCGCGGCTCGGTGCCCTGCCGCTCGGCAATGTGCAGGCCAGCCTGTCGCCGCTGGCCCTGCTCGGCGGCGATGTCGAGCTGGCTTTCAGTCGGCCTGATACGCGGCTCGGCGAACTCGCGGGGCGTCTCCATGGCAGCAACCCGCGCGGCCTTTCGGATCTCAACGGCACGACCTCGCTCTCGGGTGGCCTCGGCCTCGTTCCGGTCGACAGCCTGCGCTTCGAGGGTGCCGCGGTACGGTTCGACGATCGCGGGCGCTGCGTCTCGGCGAGCGGGCGCATCCAGCTCAGCGTCGGCACCTCGATCGCCGGGCTCGACCTGACGCGTGGCCTTACGGGGCCGCTGCGCTGCGTCGAGGGCCGCGCACAGGCGGCGCTCGTCAGCCAGTCCGGCATGGAGCGACTGATGCTCGGCTTCGACGGTAGCGGCGCCTGGCGTGCCGAGTTCGCGATCACCGCCGATGACCCGGTGATGGCGTCGGCGCTGTCGGCGATCGGTTTTCGCGCCGGCAGCAACGGCTTCGTGCTGGTCAGTTCGGGCCGTTTCTGA
- the gspM gene encoding type II secretion system protein GspM — MTDRISNWWQGMSRRERWMVGVAGVLALAVFIWLLGRPAYAAFTNLEADHRAAIERQGRVAAKVQLLAQRPASSAAAANDAVAIDQFLTQSAGEIGLTLDRNEARGQGQATIAIATARAPVLADWLASLETQGFVVDQLTITPAADGTVGMTAELRRGGK; from the coding sequence ATGACCGATCGGATCTCCAACTGGTGGCAGGGTATGTCGCGTCGCGAACGCTGGATGGTCGGGGTTGCCGGGGTGCTGGCGCTGGCGGTCTTCATCTGGCTGCTCGGCCGTCCGGCCTATGCCGCCTTCACCAATCTCGAGGCCGATCATCGTGCCGCGATCGAGCGGCAGGGCCGCGTCGCCGCCAAGGTCCAGTTGCTGGCGCAGCGTCCGGCATCCTCGGCGGCCGCGGCGAATGACGCGGTCGCGATCGACCAGTTTCTCACCCAGTCGGCGGGCGAGATCGGGCTGACGCTCGACCGCAATGAAGCACGCGGGCAGGGGCAGGCGACGATCGCGATCGCCACCGCGCGCGCGCCGGTGCTCGCCGACTGGCTCGCCTCCTTGGAAACGCAGGGCTTCGTCGTCGACCAGCTGACGATCACCCCGGCCGCCGACGGCACCGTCGGTATGACCGCCGAACTGCGGCGCGGGGGCAAATGA